From Acidobacteriaceae bacterium, the proteins below share one genomic window:
- a CDS encoding SIMPL domain-containing protein (The SIMPL domain is named for its presence in mouse protein SIMPL (signalling molecule that associates with mouse pelle-like kinase). Bacterial member BP26, from Brucella, was shown to assemble into a channel-like structure, while YggE from E. coli has been associated with resistance to oxidative stress.) has protein sequence MKLTQTLRATLATIALSVAVALPLAAQQPEFKLDRTTRSIAINSTAKVMQMADVATVHIGFIAYGPDKDAAYASASRTSNAIIDALKKAGVASADIESANQQVAETQPYQLEKLSPTEKLARAWQVTQSWTVRAKADDGARVLDLATKAGANEGGSIDWSLRDPNAAQAAAATKALQQAHSQAEAMATGLNVKLGVLLYANNSVDAEPVRPMPKVMNLAMASRSFAAAPAPLAINPRQIETSATVYAVFEIN, from the coding sequence ATGAAGCTCACGCAGACACTCCGCGCCACACTCGCCACCATCGCACTCTCAGTCGCCGTCGCGCTTCCGCTCGCCGCGCAACAGCCGGAGTTCAAGCTCGACCGCACCACACGCTCCATCGCCATCAACTCCACGGCGAAAGTCATGCAGATGGCCGACGTCGCCACCGTCCACATCGGCTTCATCGCCTACGGCCCGGACAAGGACGCCGCCTACGCCAGCGCCTCGCGCACCTCAAACGCCATCATCGACGCGCTGAAGAAGGCCGGTGTCGCTTCCGCAGACATCGAAAGCGCGAACCAGCAGGTAGCCGAAACACAGCCCTACCAACTGGAAAAACTCTCTCCCACCGAGAAGCTCGCCCGCGCCTGGCAGGTCACCCAAAGCTGGACCGTGCGCGCCAAAGCCGACGATGGGGCCCGCGTGCTCGATCTCGCTACCAAGGCAGGGGCCAACGAAGGTGGCAGCATCGACTGGAGCCTCCGCGACCCAAACGCGGCGCAGGCCGCAGCCGCCACAAAGGCCTTGCAGCAAGCGCACTCGCAAGCCGAAGCGATGGCGACCGGCCTCAACGTAAAACTCGGCGTGCTGCTCTATGCCAACAACTCTGTCGACGCCGAGCCCGTTCGTCCGATGCCCAAGGTCATGAACCTCGCAATGGCCAGTCGCTCCTTCGCCGCAGCCCCCGCTCCACTCGCGATCAACCCGCGTCAGATCGAAACCTCAGCCACGGTCTACGCTGTCTTCGAAATCAACTAA